In Ciconia boyciana chromosome 1, ASM3463844v1, whole genome shotgun sequence, the genomic stretch tatgggaagaaaaaagctgacATATGCTATTGTATACCTGGGGTGTGCACAGCAGGAGGGAGGTTAACAGCAGATGAGATGTGCAAAGAAGAGTGGGTAAGGCacaaaaggagaagaggggTCACAGCAGCACCTGTATTTGAAGGTGAAGCCCGTCCGGTCCGTGCCCACCCGGTACTGCCGCAGAAACTCCTTGAACCGCTTCTGCAGCTGCGACTTCCGAACCTGCCCCTCGTCCACCGACGCATCGCCCCCAAAACTGTCGCTGTAGTAAATGCCGGGGTCGTCGAAGCCGGACATGGCGACTGCTGCTCCCCTGCGGGGGCGAGAGCGCACGGTCAGCCCcaaccacctcctcctcccccgcaCCAAATGCCCCACGGGaaccccttcccccctcccgcTGACCCCCCACCCCGGCTGCACTGCGCCCCACGCACTGCCCCGTCCTCCTCCCCCACCCTAatgccccacgggaccccccatcccatcccatcccatcccatcccatcccgctCCACACCTCGCTGCCCGCGGGAAGCCGCCACCAACTTTTTCGCGGCAAAAGCGGCGCGCGGCGGAAACCGAAGTGCTGCACGgggcgcgccgccgccgcgcactCCGATTGGCCCTTCCTCAGCGCGCCGCCGCGGATTGGGCCCCggcctccctcccgccccgccccacgAGGAAGCGCGCGGCATCGCCTCTGCCGCCGATTGGCCGGGGCGTTCCGCCCCCTGCCGGCCGGGCGCAGTTTGGCGCGAAATCTGGGAGAGAAGGGCGGAGGGAGGCGAAATGGCGGTCGGGCGGGGCCGTTGTGGCGGTGCGCCGAGGGGGGAGCGGGTGAAACCATtgcgggcggggggggagcgcCTTACTTGCCCTCAGGCGGCCGGAAGCGTGGCAGCTGCAGACCGGATGGGCGGTGGAAGAGTTAATTACCGAGAATAACATAAATTACTGCTGTAGGCCCCTTGGGGAGGGCTGGAGTCTGTCACTGCAGGGCTTGGTGGGGTGGCAGGGCCTGAGTGGGGGTGTCCTAGGACGGCTGGCTGTGGTGCAGCAGGCCCATGGCCACAGCAggcaaggcagaggagaaaccCGCTGGATGTGGTGGGACTACTGTGGAGAAGTGGTAGGCAGGTGGTTTGGCTGGGGCCTCACAGGGATGGCAGTGGCTGTGCTGCAAGCCTGATGGCTTGcaaacaggctgctgctgctgcctcagggGATGCGTTCTCTGGGATGCTTTTCTCCTGACCAGTAGGGAATTTTGGGGGAAGGCTGGCAGGTTGTTGGGTAAGCATTTTGGCCCTTCAAAAATGTGGTGGCATGTGTCCTAAATGAGAACAAAGCTGGGAAGCACAGTGTGTTGCAAGGGAGGCTTTAACTGCAATGGGTGGAAAATAGAGACCATCTTGTTGCAGAGAAACCAACTTGCATGTTGCAGAGAAACCAGATATAATCATGATGATCATAGATGAGTACCAGCAAAGCTTTAGTCTTCACCCCTGAAGACTTCTTTAGGCTCAGTCTGGAGTCCTTCAGTGTGTGACAGCACAACGGCTGTGAGATACTCAAAGCACCATACCTCttctgccatgagcagggaggGGATGATGTCAGTCCGAATCTGGATTTCCTAAGTTTGAGGTCACAGTTACGATCTCTTTGGGCAGCGGAGAGGGGCTGAGTGTGGTAGAGTGCATTTTTGAGCTCATGGGcatttgtttgcatgtttggGATGTTTAGTTATTCAGTGTGGTTGAATGAACATAATGATATAGTTGGGGTGGGTTAGAGGGACTGAATAGGTAGAACTTACATAAatttgaatgaatgaataaGTTACTGTATTTGAATAGCTATCAAGCCTCATATCCCTGCTTTTCAGAGTCTGACTATCTTTTTTAAGAATTAACTATTTTTTCTACCAGGGGTTGGCAAATGGGTCCAAACAGAGAAGTATTAAAGGGGATTTCAGGGCATATAGGGTAGATAAGAGCCTGAGGATAACGACAGTCCCTCTTTCCCACTGCTTATTCTCAGCAGGACCTGCCTTCTGATTCTTGCTCTTTGAGCAGATTCAGTGCTGGTCATTAAAACAGATCAGTAGGAAAGCATGTCTTTGGGACTAAGGTCACAGCCAGAACCATGGAGACAGGTTGATCATAGAGGCTTTCTGgtagaaagagaggaaaggactCTGAGGTGAGAGATAATGGCCTTGTTGGTACCTGCTGTGCATGCCTGAactgcagcctctcctgcaGTGACTCCTGTGTTAGAAGACCCTCCGAAGCAGATAGGGCCTATGGCCATAACAGTGGCTGGCTGCAAAGCCAGACCTCCAGATCTGCCTCAGCAAAAAGAGGGGAAAGCAAGCTGTGTGCATGGGCGGCTCCAGCAGTGCCGTGTGTTTTGAGTGCCTTTAGCAATGCCTTGTGAGTGCTGAGTCCTGGGAGTAAGTTGGGTTGGTTTGTTACCTAGGTGAGGGCATGCAGTTGCATGCTTGATGTGTCCCATTTAGCTGCCTCATAGGATGAAAACATAGCGTGCATTTAATTTCTGGATGGTGACAACATACTTGGTTTTCTGATTCATGCTGAAGTTCTCACAAAGGCAGTCTGGTAACAGAGCCCTTAGCTGGTAGTGGTCATGGAGAGCTGTCCTGGTTTAGACCAGCTGAGGGTCCCGtcaccttttgcttttaatagaaTAGCAACCAGCTCTTAAGTATGGCTTCCACCTATTAAATATACTTTGTATGCTCACAGAATTTTGTGCCATTTCTAGAAATAGAGACCAGCATGTAGGAGCTGAAGAAACCTGCCCCAGCTTGTAACGGGTTATTGTTAGCACTGAGTGAGAGCAGAGTCTAGCTCTGATGATAACTCCCACTTTCGTCTGTTGTAGTGTctctggaggcagcagctccaaAAGAACTTGGAGGAAGAAAGACACCTCCTTTCTCCCCAGGTAAGGCTTTAATAATAGGAAACACCAGGCCTGAAGACTTTACATTGAAGTTTATTATGTGTATAAATTATATAACCAGACAAGAGAATGACAGTGTATCTTCAACAACcgtcttttgctttttaaaaaaccaaaaatgatTGGAAAAAGAATTAACAAAGACCTACTAGTGTCATATAAAACAGTCTATAACCCACAGGAGCCATGTGGCTCCACAGAAAATGTGATCACAGTATTATCTAGCAGTATAAAAACTGAGCAAACAGAGCTCTGGGGAGCTTCGTATTTCTGAGGAGAGACAGATGTCAAAGCTGCGTTTCTGATCCTGTAGGATTTTTGCAGGCACTCTGTAAAGCAATGACAATTCCTGGCCATTGTTTTTAGCCTTTTCTACCCTTAGTTTTTTGTGATAAAGTTAGTCTCTGAGAAGAGCTCACACCAAGCATGGGAGAGACTTTGCCTGACCTCTCTTtgatttctgcagagaaaagtcTCCTAATATTAGTGGCAGAGCCAAGATCACAGTACCCAGTCAGGGGAAATTTTTCTCGCAAGGACGGGGGAAGGTGGATTAGTTCAGGGTGAGGGAAGGCACAAAGAGAAGGTGAAGGTCCTGCTTCTTCACATGGCAAATAAGCCCACAGCGACTGTTGTGGCTAGGAAGCTGAGCGCCAGGATCCACCGCACCAGGGGAGTGGTGGACATCATGTCTGTGTGTCTCCTGTTTGTCCTCTCACTTTCTTTCCCAGGTGCTGGACCTAGAtcaaataggaaaagaaaaaaaagtggatgaGAACAAGTTGAGGCAAGAAGCTGCTGGTATGCCATGCTCGCTCTTCCCAGTGCAGGAACAGACCCTGCTGGAGTTCtcaaggagagaaggaggaagcccagagcccagctgggctgggggaaactgcagcagcagcttctgctctcCTGGGGTAggtgaagaaaagcagcagacttGACCTGGGAATCAAAGGCTTACAACCCCTCTGCCTGTACTTGTCTCCTTACAGGCTTATAAATGCACTGCCCAGCTCCATCAAACACCTGATGTGTGCAGAAGACAGCCAAATACTTAagccagaattttaaaaggcattttgacTCCTACTTCTCATTGATTTAATTGGTTAGGCATCTGATGACCTTAAACAGGTAGTCCTTAGCACTCCAGACAAATAATTTTCCCAGTACAACTCCAGAATGGGATTCTTCATCCAACACCAAACTTTTCTGAAAGTCCTACTTATGAGTGTATTGGGAAAGGAGTGGCAAAGTTTCACAGAGAACTTCTACTGCCTTTCCCAAAGAAGTTGCTTTAAGCTTCATTGTCTAGAGATGTGCAAGATGaggtttgcttttcattctttgcCATGGGAAAACTGTGGTTCAATCCAGTATGCACTGAAAAATCTCCCATTTAGTTTCAGAATGGGTAGGTCATaagggttttttatttgaatcACACATTATCAGAGAAACTACTCTCCTGAGCCCACTCCTCACAAGCCTGACTCCCTGAAAAGGGATTGCTTTgcttgcagctgctgctccggCTTTGCCCAGTTCAGGATCAGTGTTTGCCCGTAGATGGAGATTTctcagttttgcaaaactgaTGGGCAGCCTGTACATCCCCACTTCCCAGCTGGTTACACTTCACCATCCAGAACAATGCTCATTATAAACCCAGTACACTTTCAAGAAGTGTTTTCAGTAAATACTTCTGGAAGGCAGGAAAATGACCAGTGGGAGATTTAGTCCAAAAGGACAGTCCATTGGATGGGGCCGTGTGTCTGGAAGAAAATTCTGTTGGCATCACAACTGATCTGTGCCCAAAATTGCAGTCTTTGCTTCTGTGAACTCAAGGCCAGTTTTCCTTGTGGTTGGAAACTCATGGGCCTAATGAACCTTACACTTCTTAAAACctaagagaaggaaaggggaatCTCTTCTTGTAAAGCTCCCTCATTGATGGTATTTCTGGAGAGCCCATGTGTCATCCTTGCTCTGTCATGTCTAGAAGAAGCTTTGCACACACCAGTGCCTCTCCTTGCACTACTGACTGAtggctggagaagagacaggGCAAACACCTCATGCTCATTTCTCAGTGGCTTTTACAAGCAAgaacagagggagggaggagaacaaAACCGCAAGGGGCAATGTTAAACACCTGCCCTTAGAAGTGTCTTACCGTGCTCATATGATTTGTTAACACTCCTTGTGCGAAGCTCTGCCTTTGACTGCACAGGCTGACCATTCTGGCCCTTAGACACCAGCTCCTGCAGTGCCTCAAACACCTGAGAAGAAGAAACACTGTCTCATTATGTGGCCTCCTCTTCTTTCACTGgaccccttccccctgccccaggcactTTAGGAACTAGAGGAAGACACAAGCCTTCAGTCCAAATCTCCTGGCACTTTTTGCATGGAACATAATCTGCCTCTGGGGTCAAGAGCATGTCTTTCAAACTCCTTGGTCACTTTACAGGTTCTCCCTGAAGCTTCCAGCTCAGGAGAAGGCTATTGCCCATCTTCTGATGGGAAGGAAAGCAAGGTACCTGCACATGTAGTCAGCATCCACAGAGGGCCTGTGGAGCTGTACTATAGAGGTAGCACAGATAGGTGGTGATCCCCATTCCAGTATAAGCCCTCATTCATATCTGAATAATGGCACATGGAAGAGACTGAATTCAAACCctaggggaaggagaagagcttTACAGAGACCAGCCTTTTACTAGGCTCCCATGTTGGACAAGTGTAGCTATCCAACTCTGACTAGCTTGCCCTAATCCACAACTTCCCATAATCTCCACAGCAGAAATACTGGCTTTGCCTTTCGCCTTTAGCTATTACCTTGTTTTGGAGAGGGTGTGGGCAGGCAGGACTGGCTGGTAGTTACTCACCCGTATATTTAGCAGGAATGCTTTCTTGGCCTCCTCCAAGACTCTTTTCTTAGTGGCAAGATCCATCTCGAGGGCATTCATGCGGGAGCGATAGAGCTGCTTGAACTTGGTGGCGTTGGAGACTCCATCGAAGGTGAAGAAAGCCAGCCCTTCTCCAGTGCTGGGCAGCTGGAGGGCCTTTTGGGCAATTTTCTTCAGCACCTGCCCCCCAGACAGGTCTCCCAAATACCGAGTGTAGGCATGGGCCACCAGGAGCTCTGGATGGTTCTTGCCTACGTAGTGGAGCCTCTCAACATATTTCTGAGTAGCCTCAGGACATGGGATCTCTTCCCTCCAGTTGCTGCCGTAGAAGTACTCCAAGTCTTCCTCCAGGGCAGCTTTCCGGTGCAGCTCCGCCGGAAAATACACAGGGGCATAAACTGGGTTGTCCTTGTTACGTTCAATCTCTTCCTCCAGAGCAGAGTAGATGAAGTACAAGGATGCCGTAACcagctgaaagagaaggaagaggatgagCTACAGGTGCATCTGTCTGTCTTCAGGTTTTGGGGACAAATCCTACTAAGGAAAAAGTTACTCATGGGCACACCCAGTATGAGTCATGCACATCTGTGATATTGCAGGTTTCCCATGTGGAAAACAGAGTTGCAAGGTGCAGTGAGACACCGCTTAgcccttttccttctgcttgagGCAGCATCAGGTAAGACCTAAGCCCTTTCCAGCAGATACTGGTCTTACCTGCCCTTAAAAGCCGCTGCCTTCACCTTCAAGTTAAAGGCCGTGCAGCTTGATGTAATGGAAATTGGAGCCCTGTTAAATCATGCCTGGTTTATTCTCCTCATTCCCTTGGTCAATAGAGAGGGTATTCCCAAAGGTCTGTTTTCTGGTGCATTGTTCAAATCTGAATGCTTCAAGATGTGGCTTCCCTTTGTGGGGCCTTGTGAGACAACAACACaccctgtttatttttcaacataTTCATCATGTTGGCATCCTACCGTCCTGGGAACTGAGGCACCACCGCTCTCCTCATTCAGACTTGCAAGTGGGGTTGCCTCCTTAGTTGTCCGGAGGAGACAAGATCAAAGGGGGCTGGGAAGCACAGCCTGCCTCTGAAAGATGCCTTTGTGAAGGAACGCTGTGAGGCTGTGTGTTCTCCTCTCTATTTTGAAACcattgttattgttgtttttcccAGCTTACGTGATACTTTCTTCTATCTGCCAGCTTTTCCATGTGACGTAAGACAATCTAGCTGTGTTCTTTCCTCCCGTGGGCATTCTGTTTTCAGAGACTGTATACATATTTACACCTACACCACCCCTTCCTTATACTGGAATGCCTTATCAGCAGCAAAGGGTAAAACATGAAGATATCACAGTACAGGTGAGTCaggtttggggcagggggattACGCTGATGACAGGAGAGAAAGCAGTTTACTCTCCCAGAAAGCAATCAGTTCTGCAGTAAAAGAGTTGCCATTTCAACTTTTCCCCACTGTGCCAGCAAATAGGACTTTGATAAGCACACAGGCAGTGGCTTCGTTGTGGAAACAAATATTCAGATTCTGGGGAGTCACGTATCAGGGCAGATATATAGGTTTGCCAAGAGAGTAAACAAAAATAGagttttttaaacaataacCTATTATCCAGcttactggaaaagaaacaaaatacaggaaCATTGCttaacattaagaaaatagAACTTGACTGGTTGTTTTCAGAGGCAGGTAGTGGTTTAATGGGAAACATGGCTTTTGAAAgctgtcattattttttaaaacccacGTCACATCTCACTCCCCCTGACAGCATGTAAATATCTTCTAAGAAACTGAGCCGTATTCCTGAAGGCCTGACTTTTTATGTTATTGCCAGCCTGTCTCAAAGTTCACTGCCTAACCAATGCTGCATTTCTAACAGCAGGGAGTCAGCACCTGAGATTAAATTTATGCTTGACTAAGTATCCTGAATGCAACCTGTCAGAAATAAGTAGTCTTTTTCCTACTCTTGTGGATTTATTTGCCAAGGAACAATTCAACAACAAAGTAATTAAACCACAGGTTGGATCGCTAGCTGTTATTTGCAAGCCCATGCATCACATCCTGTAGCCTCCCAGAAATTTCTGGCCCAGGtgtgtgctttgtttttgcTCATGGCTTTGTTATGTCGCTCAGATCCCAGGAATCACGTATCTAGCCAGGTTAGGTGCAGACTaatatctgaaaatgtttctctttcatcttAAGAAAAGCAACAGGCTTCTACCTTTTAGTGGCAGACATGGCTTGCTCAAACTCAAGTCTGCCTTTGAGTTATTATTGTTCATGATCTCAGCTCTGGTATAACCCAAGTGACAACTGAAACATTGCAAAGTTCAGTGCCAGAGGTGATCCCACATCCTCACTTTCTCACTATTCCATCATTATTTCTAGCTGTAGCTGCTTAGAGTGTTGTAAATTTagtattttccct encodes the following:
- the HMOX1 gene encoding heme oxygenase 1 → METSQTHSSESMSKDLSELMKEATKEVHEQAENTPFMSNFQKGQVSLHEFKLVTASLYFIYSALEEEIERNKDNPVYAPVYFPAELHRKAALEEDLEYFYGSNWREEIPCPEATQKYVERLHYVGKNHPELLVAHAYTRYLGDLSGGQVLKKIAQKALQLPSTGEGLAFFTFDGVSNATKFKQLYRSRMNALEMDLATKKRVLEEAKKAFLLNIRVFEALQELVSKGQNGQPVQSKAELRTRSVNKSYEHGPAPGKESERTNRRHTDMMSTTPLVRWILALSFLATTVAVGLFAM